The Amblyomma americanum isolate KBUSLIRL-KWMA chromosome 5, ASM5285725v1, whole genome shotgun sequence genome window below encodes:
- the LOC144133375 gene encoding dnaJ homolog subfamily C member 17: MDSLMQTNLYDLLQLEIGANEKEIKSAYRKKALTCHPDKNPDNPRAAELFQQLSRALEVLTDPAARSAYDAVLKARQAAKLRHQGLDAKRRKLREDLEAREAPGREAAAAATLERSLEKEVERLRREGSRQLARERELLQRQMQQQQEQHEAEQTRVTVRWKQQPGLIGYTEASLRQRLSQYGAISCLVFRNGSSLVEFEQPSAAYLASELEKGSPDEGPLTVRLLGDTGSTERARQPAAAPPPTAPPPRPTHISSLDDDYESLVLRKLQQAAAQPP, encoded by the exons ATGGATTCGCTGATGCAAACAAACCTCTACGATCTCTTGCAACTTGAAATCGGCGCTAATGAGAAAGAG ATCAAGAGCGCGTACCGAAAGAAAGCGCTGACATGCCACCCGGACAAGAATCCCGACAACCCTCGAGCAG CGGAACTCTTTCAGCAGCTGTCCCGTGCCCTGGAGGTGCTGACCGATCCTGCTGCGCGA AGTGCATACGATGCGGTGCTCAAGGCTCGCCAGGCGGCCAAACTGCGACACCAGGGGCTGGATGCCAAACGTCGCAAGCTCAGGGAAGATCTGGAAGCCCGCGAGGCTCCCGGCCGagaggcagcggcagcagcaacactAGAGCGATCCCTCGAGAAAGAAGTGGAGAGGCTCCGGCGTGAAGGCTCTCGGCAGCTGGCCAGAGAGCGAGAGTTGCTGCAGCGccagatgcagcagcagcaagagcagcatgAAGCTGAGCAGACAAGAGTCACG GTACGTTGGAAGCAGCAGCCCGGGCTGATAGGCTACACTGAAGCAAGCCTGCGGCAGCGGCTGTCACAGTATGGGGCCATCAGCTGTCTGGTGTTTCGCAATGGATCATCCCTCGTGGAATTTGAGCAGCCATCTGCAGCC TACCTGGCATCCGAGCTCGAAAAGGGTAGCCCTGACGAAGGCCCGCTGACTGTTCGCCTGTTGGGCGACACCGGAAGTACGGAGCGTGCACgacaaccagcagcagcaccaccaccaacGGCACCACCACCACGACCAACACACATATCTTCCCTCGATGACGACTATGAGAGCCTCGTGCTAAGAAAACTGCAACAGGCTGCTGCCCAGCCTCCATGA
- the LOC144133376 gene encoding GTP cyclohydrolase 1 feedback regulatory protein-like → MPYLLISTQIRLENGPTIVGDRNSDPTLMEHLCARKITQPGNDFPEYRTEDPPRTVLNKLELMGYRVVAMSGIGQTCIWTLHKP, encoded by the exons ATGCCGTACCTGTTGATCTCAACGCAGATCCGACTG GAGAATGGCCCGACCATCGTCGGAGATCGCAACAGCGATCCGACTCTCATGGAGCATCTCTGCGCGCGCAAGATCACCCAGCCCGGAAACGACTT TCCAGAGTACCGGACTGAGGACCCTCCCCGTACTGTTCTCAACAAGCTCGAGCTGATGGGGTACCGTGTTGTGGCAATGTCCGGCATTGGCCAGACCTGCATTTGGACCTTGCACAAACCGTGA